The following proteins are encoded in a genomic region of Mus caroli chromosome 18, CAROLI_EIJ_v1.1, whole genome shotgun sequence:
- the Fam53c gene encoding protein FAM53C isoform X1, with protein MITLITEQLQKQTLDELKCTRFSVSLPLPDHADIPNCGNPFQLVSEGASWRGLPHCSCAEFQDSLNFSYHPSGLSLHLRPPSRGNSPKEPPLSQVLSPEPPDPEKLPVPPAPPSKRHCRSLSVPVDLSRWQPVWRPAPSKLWTPIKHRGNAGGGGPQVPQQSPPKRVSSLRFLQAPSASSQCAPAHRPYSPPFFSLALAQDSAQPCATSPQSGSWESDAESLSPCPPQRRFSLSPSLGPQASRFLPSARSSPASSPELPWRPRGLRNLPRSRSQPCDLDARKTGVKRRHEEDSRRLRPSLDFDKMNQKPYSGGLCLQETAREEGSNVSPPWFMACSPPPLSASCSPIEGSSQVLSESEEEEEGSVRWERQALSKRTLCQQDFGDLDLNLIEEN; from the exons ATGATCACCCTGATCACCGAGCAGCTCCAGAAGCAGACCCTGGATGAGCTGAAATGCACGCGCTTCAGCGTCAGTCTG CCTTTGCCTGATCATGCAGACATACCCAACTGTGGGAACCCTTTCCAGCTTGTGTCTG AAGGTGCTTCCTGGAGGGGCCTGCCCCACTGTTCCTgtgctgagttccaggacagcctcaaCTTCAGCTACCATCCCTCAGGCCTAAGCCTGCACCTCAGACCACCCAGTCGGGGAAACTCCCCCAAGGAGCCGCCCCTCTCCCAAGTACTGAGCCCCGAACCCCCAGACCCAGAGAAGCTTCCTGTGCCCCCTGCCCCTCCATCCAAGAGGCACTGCCGCTCCCTCTCGGTGCCTGTGGACCTGTCTCGCTGGCAGCCGGTGTGGCGGCCTGCCCCCTCCAAGCTGTGGACTCCCATCAAGCACCGGGGCAATGCTGGAGGGGGTGGGCCGCAGGTGCCTCAGCAGAGCCCTCCGAAGCGGGTCTCCAGCCTCAGGTTCCTCCAAGCTCCCAGTGCCTCGTCTCAGTGTGCCCCAGCCCACAGACCCTACAGCCCTCCTTTCTTCAGCCTGGCCCTGGCCCAAGATTCCGCTCAGCCCTGCGCCACCTCCCCACAGAGTGGCTCCTGGGAGAGTGATGCAGAGTCCCTGTCGCCCTGCCCACCCCAGCGCCGCTTCTCCCTGTCACCCAGCCTGGGCCCACAGGCGAGCCGCTTCCTGCCCTCTGCCCGGAGCTCCCCCGCGTCTTCCCCAGAGCTGCCCTGGAGACCCCGAGGTCTCCGCAACCTTCCCCGAAGCCGCTCACAGCCTTGTGATCTGGATGCTCGCAAAACTGGCGTCAAGCGACGTCATGAGGAAGACTCCCGGCGCCTGCGGCCTTCCTTGGACTTTGACAAGATGAATCAG AAACCATACTCAGGAGGTCTCTGTCTCCAAGAAACAGCCCGAGAAGAAGGCAGCAACGTCTCTCCACCATGGTTCATGGCCTGTagtcccccacctctctctgcttcctgcagtcCCATCGAGGGTTCATCCCAGGTGCTGAGTGAAAgcgaagaggaggaagagggttcTGTGCGGTGGGAACGGCAGGCACTGAGCAAGCGGACATTGTGCCAGCAGGACTTTGGGGACCTGGACCTGAATCTGattgaagaaaactaa
- the Fam53c gene encoding protein FAM53C isoform X2, with amino-acid sequence MITLITEQLQKQTLDELKCTRFSVSLPLPDHADIPNCGNPFQLVSGASWRGLPHCSCAEFQDSLNFSYHPSGLSLHLRPPSRGNSPKEPPLSQVLSPEPPDPEKLPVPPAPPSKRHCRSLSVPVDLSRWQPVWRPAPSKLWTPIKHRGNAGGGGPQVPQQSPPKRVSSLRFLQAPSASSQCAPAHRPYSPPFFSLALAQDSAQPCATSPQSGSWESDAESLSPCPPQRRFSLSPSLGPQASRFLPSARSSPASSPELPWRPRGLRNLPRSRSQPCDLDARKTGVKRRHEEDSRRLRPSLDFDKMNQKPYSGGLCLQETAREEGSNVSPPWFMACSPPPLSASCSPIEGSSQVLSESEEEEEGSVRWERQALSKRTLCQQDFGDLDLNLIEEN; translated from the exons ATGATCACCCTGATCACCGAGCAGCTCCAGAAGCAGACCCTGGATGAGCTGAAATGCACGCGCTTCAGCGTCAGTCTG CCTTTGCCTGATCATGCAGACATACCCAACTGTGGGAACCCTTTCCAGCTTGTGTCTG GTGCTTCCTGGAGGGGCCTGCCCCACTGTTCCTgtgctgagttccaggacagcctcaaCTTCAGCTACCATCCCTCAGGCCTAAGCCTGCACCTCAGACCACCCAGTCGGGGAAACTCCCCCAAGGAGCCGCCCCTCTCCCAAGTACTGAGCCCCGAACCCCCAGACCCAGAGAAGCTTCCTGTGCCCCCTGCCCCTCCATCCAAGAGGCACTGCCGCTCCCTCTCGGTGCCTGTGGACCTGTCTCGCTGGCAGCCGGTGTGGCGGCCTGCCCCCTCCAAGCTGTGGACTCCCATCAAGCACCGGGGCAATGCTGGAGGGGGTGGGCCGCAGGTGCCTCAGCAGAGCCCTCCGAAGCGGGTCTCCAGCCTCAGGTTCCTCCAAGCTCCCAGTGCCTCGTCTCAGTGTGCCCCAGCCCACAGACCCTACAGCCCTCCTTTCTTCAGCCTGGCCCTGGCCCAAGATTCCGCTCAGCCCTGCGCCACCTCCCCACAGAGTGGCTCCTGGGAGAGTGATGCAGAGTCCCTGTCGCCCTGCCCACCCCAGCGCCGCTTCTCCCTGTCACCCAGCCTGGGCCCACAGGCGAGCCGCTTCCTGCCCTCTGCCCGGAGCTCCCCCGCGTCTTCCCCAGAGCTGCCCTGGAGACCCCGAGGTCTCCGCAACCTTCCCCGAAGCCGCTCACAGCCTTGTGATCTGGATGCTCGCAAAACTGGCGTCAAGCGACGTCATGAGGAAGACTCCCGGCGCCTGCGGCCTTCCTTGGACTTTGACAAGATGAATCAG AAACCATACTCAGGAGGTCTCTGTCTCCAAGAAACAGCCCGAGAAGAAGGCAGCAACGTCTCTCCACCATGGTTCATGGCCTGTagtcccccacctctctctgcttcctgcagtcCCATCGAGGGTTCATCCCAGGTGCTGAGTGAAAgcgaagaggaggaagagggttcTGTGCGGTGGGAACGGCAGGCACTGAGCAAGCGGACATTGTGCCAGCAGGACTTTGGGGACCTGGACCTGAATCTGattgaagaaaactaa
- the Fam53c gene encoding protein FAM53C isoform X3: MHALQRQSEGASWRGLPHCSCAEFQDSLNFSYHPSGLSLHLRPPSRGNSPKEPPLSQVLSPEPPDPEKLPVPPAPPSKRHCRSLSVPVDLSRWQPVWRPAPSKLWTPIKHRGNAGGGGPQVPQQSPPKRVSSLRFLQAPSASSQCAPAHRPYSPPFFSLALAQDSAQPCATSPQSGSWESDAESLSPCPPQRRFSLSPSLGPQASRFLPSARSSPASSPELPWRPRGLRNLPRSRSQPCDLDARKTGVKRRHEEDSRRLRPSLDFDKMNQKPYSGGLCLQETAREEGSNVSPPWFMACSPPPLSASCSPIEGSSQVLSESEEEEEGSVRWERQALSKRTLCQQDFGDLDLNLIEEN, translated from the exons ATGCACGCGCTTCAGCGTCAGTCTG AAGGTGCTTCCTGGAGGGGCCTGCCCCACTGTTCCTgtgctgagttccaggacagcctcaaCTTCAGCTACCATCCCTCAGGCCTAAGCCTGCACCTCAGACCACCCAGTCGGGGAAACTCCCCCAAGGAGCCGCCCCTCTCCCAAGTACTGAGCCCCGAACCCCCAGACCCAGAGAAGCTTCCTGTGCCCCCTGCCCCTCCATCCAAGAGGCACTGCCGCTCCCTCTCGGTGCCTGTGGACCTGTCTCGCTGGCAGCCGGTGTGGCGGCCTGCCCCCTCCAAGCTGTGGACTCCCATCAAGCACCGGGGCAATGCTGGAGGGGGTGGGCCGCAGGTGCCTCAGCAGAGCCCTCCGAAGCGGGTCTCCAGCCTCAGGTTCCTCCAAGCTCCCAGTGCCTCGTCTCAGTGTGCCCCAGCCCACAGACCCTACAGCCCTCCTTTCTTCAGCCTGGCCCTGGCCCAAGATTCCGCTCAGCCCTGCGCCACCTCCCCACAGAGTGGCTCCTGGGAGAGTGATGCAGAGTCCCTGTCGCCCTGCCCACCCCAGCGCCGCTTCTCCCTGTCACCCAGCCTGGGCCCACAGGCGAGCCGCTTCCTGCCCTCTGCCCGGAGCTCCCCCGCGTCTTCCCCAGAGCTGCCCTGGAGACCCCGAGGTCTCCGCAACCTTCCCCGAAGCCGCTCACAGCCTTGTGATCTGGATGCTCGCAAAACTGGCGTCAAGCGACGTCATGAGGAAGACTCCCGGCGCCTGCGGCCTTCCTTGGACTTTGACAAGATGAATCAG AAACCATACTCAGGAGGTCTCTGTCTCCAAGAAACAGCCCGAGAAGAAGGCAGCAACGTCTCTCCACCATGGTTCATGGCCTGTagtcccccacctctctctgcttcctgcagtcCCATCGAGGGTTCATCCCAGGTGCTGAGTGAAAgcgaagaggaggaagagggttcTGTGCGGTGGGAACGGCAGGCACTGAGCAAGCGGACATTGTGCCAGCAGGACTTTGGGGACCTGGACCTGAATCTGattgaagaaaactaa
- the Fam53c gene encoding protein FAM53C isoform X4 — MHALQRQSGASWRGLPHCSCAEFQDSLNFSYHPSGLSLHLRPPSRGNSPKEPPLSQVLSPEPPDPEKLPVPPAPPSKRHCRSLSVPVDLSRWQPVWRPAPSKLWTPIKHRGNAGGGGPQVPQQSPPKRVSSLRFLQAPSASSQCAPAHRPYSPPFFSLALAQDSAQPCATSPQSGSWESDAESLSPCPPQRRFSLSPSLGPQASRFLPSARSSPASSPELPWRPRGLRNLPRSRSQPCDLDARKTGVKRRHEEDSRRLRPSLDFDKMNQKPYSGGLCLQETAREEGSNVSPPWFMACSPPPLSASCSPIEGSSQVLSESEEEEEGSVRWERQALSKRTLCQQDFGDLDLNLIEEN; from the exons ATGCACGCGCTTCAGCGTCAGTCTG GTGCTTCCTGGAGGGGCCTGCCCCACTGTTCCTgtgctgagttccaggacagcctcaaCTTCAGCTACCATCCCTCAGGCCTAAGCCTGCACCTCAGACCACCCAGTCGGGGAAACTCCCCCAAGGAGCCGCCCCTCTCCCAAGTACTGAGCCCCGAACCCCCAGACCCAGAGAAGCTTCCTGTGCCCCCTGCCCCTCCATCCAAGAGGCACTGCCGCTCCCTCTCGGTGCCTGTGGACCTGTCTCGCTGGCAGCCGGTGTGGCGGCCTGCCCCCTCCAAGCTGTGGACTCCCATCAAGCACCGGGGCAATGCTGGAGGGGGTGGGCCGCAGGTGCCTCAGCAGAGCCCTCCGAAGCGGGTCTCCAGCCTCAGGTTCCTCCAAGCTCCCAGTGCCTCGTCTCAGTGTGCCCCAGCCCACAGACCCTACAGCCCTCCTTTCTTCAGCCTGGCCCTGGCCCAAGATTCCGCTCAGCCCTGCGCCACCTCCCCACAGAGTGGCTCCTGGGAGAGTGATGCAGAGTCCCTGTCGCCCTGCCCACCCCAGCGCCGCTTCTCCCTGTCACCCAGCCTGGGCCCACAGGCGAGCCGCTTCCTGCCCTCTGCCCGGAGCTCCCCCGCGTCTTCCCCAGAGCTGCCCTGGAGACCCCGAGGTCTCCGCAACCTTCCCCGAAGCCGCTCACAGCCTTGTGATCTGGATGCTCGCAAAACTGGCGTCAAGCGACGTCATGAGGAAGACTCCCGGCGCCTGCGGCCTTCCTTGGACTTTGACAAGATGAATCAG AAACCATACTCAGGAGGTCTCTGTCTCCAAGAAACAGCCCGAGAAGAAGGCAGCAACGTCTCTCCACCATGGTTCATGGCCTGTagtcccccacctctctctgcttcctgcagtcCCATCGAGGGTTCATCCCAGGTGCTGAGTGAAAgcgaagaggaggaagagggttcTGTGCGGTGGGAACGGCAGGCACTGAGCAAGCGGACATTGTGCCAGCAGGACTTTGGGGACCTGGACCTGAATCTGattgaagaaaactaa